ACACCACGCTGGGCACAGCCAGGAAGCTCTCAGGACCTGCCGCTcccttgtgcccccccccccccccccccccgcagcggTCTCCTGGGGATGACTCCTCTGAGACTCTTTATTTACCATTACCACCTACTTCTGGACCTGCGGGTCTTtggtctctctttcttcctgtatGTGGAACATTGGTCTCAATCTTTTTTGAGTTCTGACTTTGTTCCCCTCCTTCCTATATCTGGAACCCCTCCTTCCAACCCTCCTGGTGGGCGGGGGCTCATCTTGGAAACTCCTCTATCCTTGTGTGTGTCCAAACCCACCCCCGGCCAGTGCCTCCCTCCATGCCTGAGGACCCTCTTCTCCGGGCCCTGCGGGGCACCAGCCCTTTCTCACCCCAGTGGAGGACCATGTCCCGGCCTCCTAGACTGCTGTGCCTCACTCGGCAAGACAGGCCGGCCGCCTCCCCGGCCGCCACGTCCAGGGTCACCCGAAGATACCACGTCTCGTCAGCGTGGGGCAGGACGTCACCGCGCCGGGTGCCCGGCTGCTCCTGCTCACCCCGCATCCACGTCACCCACGCTGGCTTTGGATAGAAGCCGGACACATGGCACACAAGGAGCAGACGGCCAGGACCGGGACTGGGGCCAGTGGACAGCCAGGCCTCGGGCTTCACTGTGTCCAACAAGGAaacgggagtgggggggggggtctcaagGCAGGAACTCCGCATCCCACGTTTCCACCTCTAGAGGTGAAGTCCGTCATGACCtatccatttgttttttgttttttgtttttttttttcaacgtttatttatttttgggacagagagagagcatgaacggggcaggggcagagagagagggagacacagaatcggaaacagactccaggctctgagccatcagcccagagcctgacgcggggctcgaactcacgaaccgcgagatcgtgacctggctgaagtcggacgcttaaccgactgcgccacccaggcgccccgtgacctATCCATTTGTGTTGGCTTCTCCAGGAAAGCCGCTGGACCCGACCCCCTCCCCCGTCTCAGGCTCCCATGAGGGCCCTGCATTCGGCTGTCACAGGGGTCCCACTGCCTTAATTGTTTAcctgccttctccccctcccctcaggtAGATTGCCTGTTTGACCCTCAGTGTTTATTTAATTCGGATCGCGGAACCCAAAGGGTGCTCAGAGAAGGTCTGTGGGATGAATAAATACCCTCacaccttctctctgccttcctgagcctccccactcccacccccacccccaggatgaTCTAAGGGCTGTGAGCTCCGGGAAGGAAGACCCAGGTGGACCTCTGGAGAagagggcaggggggagagggggcgggctCACCTTGCTTCTCCAGCTCCGACTTCCCTGCCTCCAGGATGTCCCTGACAAACAGGGGGCAGGTGTCATTGAGGAGCAACTGTAGCGTTTTCCGGGTCCCCTGGTCCTCGTTGAGCTTCCTGGAGGCCCTGTCTGCCCAGACGGGGGCACTTGGGGCGGGCACCCAAGAAGTGCCTTGGAAACGGAGGATCTCCTGTCCTTGGAAGGCCGCCTGGAAGAAGCTTTGCGAGGTGTTCCCGGGGAGAACCTCACAGCCAGCGGACACTTGGATCTCAAAGGGATCTGGGAAGACGCGGAGAAAGAGGGCCGAAAGGGTTAGAGGGAGGCGGGGGAGGCGTGCGGGGTCTCTCGGGGGACCCGGAGTCTGGGGCAGCGCGCGCAGCGTGAGGGTCAGAGGCAGGGAGCGCGCAGGATCCCGGGAACCCGGACCGGGAGGCGCGAGCGGGGAGCCCCGGGGGTAGGGGGGGACGCCGGgcctcggggggaggggggaggggggacgccGGGACCCGGGGATAGGGGGTAGGGGGGGACGCCGGGTCCCGGGGATAAGGGGTAGGGGGGACTCCGGGCCCCGGGGGTAGGGGGTAAGGGGGACGCcgccccggggggagggggaggagcgaCGCCGGGCcccggggggagggaggagggggcgacgccgggcccgggggggg
This genomic interval from Prionailurus viverrinus isolate Anna chromosome F1, UM_Priviv_1.0, whole genome shotgun sequence contains the following:
- the CD1D gene encoding antigen-presenting glycoprotein CD1d; the protein is MSAFANRSWARSDGLALVGGLRAYRWGGASDAVSFLKPWARGSWGQRQWDDLQHLFRVYRRSFTRDVQEFVKMLRLDYPFEIQVSAGCEVLPGNTSQSFFQAAFQGQEILRFQGTSWVPAPSAPVWADRASRKLNEDQGTRKTLQLLLNDTCPLFVRDILEAGKSELEKQVKPEAWLSTGPSPGPGRLLLVCHVSGFYPKPAWVTWMRGEQEQPGTRRGDVLPHADETWYLRVTLDVAAGEAAGLSCRVRHSSLGGRDMVLHWGSPTGLIAVAVLVSLVITGCVGYLTVKRRCSYQNIL